One Myxococcaceae bacterium JPH2 genomic window, ACCCATTGTCTTCTCATGGAACTCCAACACGCAGATGACAGGTCGCTGTGAGGAGGCTCCGCGACCTCACGCCCGCGAGGCTCCAGGTCACGAACCCCTCACACGCCGCGCCAGGAGGGGCGGCAGGGCAAAGTGATTGACGGGCCCCGCTCCCAACACCTGCCCCAAGGTCGCGGCGCCAGGCGCGCTGGTTCACACCCTTCTCGCGCCCACCTCCTACGTTCTGCCGCGCCCCGTCTCCCGCTTCACAACCCGCACGGACCGTGTTTTCCTTGATTCGCAGCAAGTCGCGACATAACCGACAACATGGAAGGAATTACAGACATGGTCCGACGACAGGTATGGGGAGCGCTGGCGCTGTTGGGTTTGGCAGGCTGTGGCGTGGAGCCAGAGGTGGCGCTGGGCGAGCAGCGGCAGGGGCTGGACACGCCCACCAACGTGGCGCTGAACAAGCCGGCGACGTCGTATTCGCAGTCGGACGCGAACCACCCCGCCTCGCGCGCGGTGGACGGCAGCACGTCCACGGGCTGGGCGAGCGGCTACGCGAGCTATGCGGGTCAGTCGTTGAGCGTGGACCTCCAGGGCGCGTTCGACGTCAGCAGCATCCAATTGGTGTTGAGCTGGGGAGACTCGTCCACGCCGGCCAAGGCGTTTGAGGTCCAGGCCTGGAACGGCGGCTGCTGGCAGACGGTGCCGGGCACGGCGGTCACCAACAACACCTCGGTCAACGTGACGTTCACGCTCGCGTCGACGGTGCGCGCGGAGAAGCTGCGCTTCGTCTGCTTGGACACCGGTGGCAACTGCTGGCTGCGTGAGCTGCGCGCCATGGCGGTGCCGGCCACCGCGCCCGCTCCGGCGCTGAGCTGCCCCGCGGGACTCCAGACGGCGGTGCGCCACCCGGCCCACGCCTACGCGCTGTTCCTGCCCAAGGACTACAACCTGGACCGCACGCAGCGCTGGCCGCTCATCATCGCCCTGCACGGCGTGGGTGGGTACACGCTCAACACGACGGACCACACCCAGGTGTCCACGTCGCCGGAGGGCCTGGCCAAGCAGTTCCTCAACAGCA contains:
- a CDS encoding discoidin domain-containing protein — translated: MVRRQVWGALALLGLAGCGVEPEVALGEQRQGLDTPTNVALNKPATSYSQSDANHPASRAVDGSTSTGWASGYASYAGQSLSVDLQGAFDVSSIQLVLSWGDSSTPAKAFEVQAWNGGCWQTVPGTAVTNNTSVNVTFTLASTVRAEKLRFVCLDTGGNCWLRELRAMAVPATAPAPALSCPAGLQTAVRHPAHAYALFLPKDYNLDRTQRWPLIIALHGVGGYTLNTTDHTQVSTSPEGLAKQFLNSSFRDTFQGIVVSPNYHKPGGTGQAWFQAASIAGLLQSAKEDYLVDLDRVYLTGLSGGGNFTWEFGAANPGLFSGLVPIAATNTPANMTNLCNLAKMPIWAFNGALDGSAGPDTSTAAKTKLDTQCGVAASAMQTTAIPNAGHSGATWDTAYAMPSLYTWLFNQRLSNR